The genomic interval CTGGCACCCCCCACAGCTGGGTTACAATTCTGGGAGTCTGGAGCTACAGCAGGGGAAGGAGGGTGGAAATCAGACCCTGGCTATCACCAGTGGCCTCTCATTTCCCCTTTTTCCCACCTTCGGAGGCAGGAGTATCGAGAAGCTGAAATGCTTCAACCGTCTGCTGTTGGCTGTGCTTCAAGGGCACAAGGGCCGCTGTGAGAGTCTCAGCATGCAGCTGGGCCAGCGGGAGGCCGAGGCCACAGCACTGCGTCTGGCCCTGCAGTACAGGTTggtgcacccccccccccacagtggcctcagcagctggggagggaATGGCTCCACCTGCCCAGGAGCCAGGACCCTTGTGGGAGAGCATGTTTTCCAACTGTGACAGTTAAGGCAACTTCAGTCCGAGAAGAGAGGGCAGGGGTGAGAAGTGAGGAGTTTAGGAGCAAGATGGAGCTTGGTGTCCTGCAGTAATCAGAGCCAGTGTCCCACAGTGAGGACTGCGAGGAAGCCTATGGGGCCCTGCTTGCTCTGCGGGAGGCTGACTCAGGATCAGGGGATGAAGTCGCCCAGGGTGACCTGCAGGTGGCTGAGAAGGAAGCGTGGAGACTGCTGGCACAAAAGGAGGCTGCCATGGATGGAGGGACACCACAGCCCAGGTACCCTGCGAGCTCTGGGAACTGTGCTGGTGGGTGACTGAGGTCCTGACTGGGGAATGGGACTCCCAGAGCTGGCCATGGGTTTGGGTGTGATGTTGCTGTGCCCAGCaaggctggtgttgaactcaCTTTGGTTGGCTGGCATGAGGTCTAACTGGAATTTCCTATGGTTACTTATCAAGGGTGGCATGATGGTTGACAGCCATTAGGGTTGGCAAGGGACCCACCAGGGAGGGTAGGAAAGTGGATGATGGAGAGCTGATTAGAACTGGCATGATGGTGCTTAATGAAGTTGGCCTGAGGTTTCGTGGTACCCACCAGAGTTTGGCAAGCTGGGTGATGGTGCCCATTGGGGTGGCCACGATGGCGTCTATCATGTTGATATGAGATGGTGCCATTGGGTTGGTGAGATGCAATCTGCCATTTTGGTATGAGCAAATGGTGCCCGTTAGGTTGGCATGGTAGTGTCCACTGTCCACCATGTTGTCTTGATAGAAGGTGGTTCCCACTAGAGTCTACCTCATGGGGCCTACCACGTTGGTATGATGCAGGGCCCAGCACAGATGGCCCAGGTGCATCATGGTCAGTGAGATGGAAGGTTCTGGAATTGACAAGTTCGTCCTGAAGTTAGCAGGACCGTGCTCCTCGGTGTTAACGCGGGACTCTCTCCTATTTCCTGTAGCCCCGAGGGCAGCAGCGTAGATAAACCCACGCCACAGGAGGTGGCATCCCGGCTCCAAGGATATGTCCAGCGTCTCCAGGAACGCCGTGCTCTGGTGAAGATCCCCCCGGGGCCTGGCCCCACCTCGGCACCTTTGCCCACCATGCCCCATGCAGAAGCCATGGTGCAGGCCATTCTGGAGacccagcctggccctgccctgccccggcTGGAGAAGATGCAGATCCAACAGGACCTGTTGGCCACACGGGTACAAATGGACTGAGGTCACCATGTCAGTCTTTCCTGGACGGACAAAAGCATTTCTGAGGCTGAGAGGGACGTGGTTGGGGGACCAGGAGAGTTCTACTGGACTCGGGGCAGGTTTCCTGGAGGAAGGGCAATTGGAGTTGAGGTTTTGAGGGATGAAGAGGAGTTTGTCCTTTGGGATTCAGATTCTTATCAGACTCTGAATCTGAGTTTCCAAATTCTGTTCTTGGGAAGAGAATTTGGGGGCAGGGAAGGATCTGGGTTTGTAGCCTGGCCTGAAAGACCTGAGGTTCTGGTTCAGGGAGATCGGGTatttgcctatcatgcatgaggtcctggaaTCAGAGAAGTTCCAGAAACTTCCACTGATCTACTGCTTGACTAAGAGATGCCATTCCCACaactgtagctttttttttttaattgaacccaggagcactctaccactgagcctttatagattttgagacagggtctcgctgcattgcccaggctggccttgaactagagttcctcctgcctcagcctcccgagtgctgGGAATTCAGGCacggccactgtgcccagccatcgCTATTGCTTTTAGAGGAGGGAGGTATTTCCTGTCTccggagcctcagtttccccagcggTTGATCCCAGAGGCACTCATTCTCCGTCCTTTCTCTGGTCCTTCAGGAGACCCTTGCTGAACTGATGCTGCAGTTGCAGCTGGTCCGGCGCGAGAAGCGCGGCCTGGAGCTGCGGGACGCTGCCCTCCgagcccagggccctgcccaCGTGCTGCTGCTGGAGCAGCTGCAGTGGGAGCAGGCGCAGCTGGGGGCTGGAGGGGTGGACAGCAGCGGTGGAGGCAGCAGCGCAGGCGGGAGCAGTGGGGACGAGGAGGAGTGGGTGCAGGTGAGTGGCCCTGCATGGACCTGGTAGGGTGGCAGCATGCTACTGGCCACGGGGTCCTGGCCAATTGATGCCCCCTTGAGCTCCACCCTCTGTTTCTGCCCAGAGAAGCAAGTCGAACGGTTAAGTTCCAGCCACACCGTCTGCCTGTACTTTGCAGTTTCCTTCCTTGGGTGTCTCCAACCAGGACCAGCTGCAGCTGTGAGCTGGTCTCTCCCCTCTTTCCCACGGGGTTTAGGGCTTTTCCACTCAAACCTATACCATCCCCAAGCCCTATATTCCTCCTgtcccacccccacaccccagtCTCTGCCTCATCTCCTCCCAGATTTTGATACCTTCTCCTTCCTGTCTGGTTGTGTCTGTCCTTTGCTTAAAATCTTCAGCGGCTtacaggccttttttttttttttttttttctttttggttctgggaattgaacccaggggagcttaaccgctgagccacacccctagccctttttgtagtttatttagagacagggtctcattaagttgcttagggcctcgataagttgctgaggctggcttttttttttttttaatatttatttttcagttctcggcggacacaacatctttgttggtatgtggtgctgaggatcgaacccgggccgcacgcatgccaggcgagcgcgctaccgctgagccacatccccagccccgctgaggctggctttgaacccacaatcctcctgtctcagcttccagagatgctgggattatacaTATGCTCCACTGCGCCTGGCTAACAggcctttaaaaacaaacaaacttttttgTTAGTGTTTTTTCATCAGAAGGTTCTTGccctgttgcccaggctggcctcaaattcctgggcacaagagatcttcctgcctcagcctcccaagcagctgggactccaggcatgtgccaccacgtccaGCTCAGTGCAGGTTTCCTAATGCAGTCTCTTGAATCATCTCTCTTGTCTCCAAGACTTCATACCGACTGTGCTTCCGACTGTGCTTTCGCCAGGAACACCTCTCCCCTCTTTGTAAAATAGAAATCCTTGACCTTCTGTAGCCCTGAGCTCAGAGGTCACCTCCTCCTGGCAGTCCTCCTGGGCTGTTGTCAGATGAGGTCCCCtgttatttatttcccttttcagaGAGAAGCTTTCCCCATATCGGGGTATCTCATCAGACTGAGGGCAAGGGCTGTGGCCGACCCCAATCTGGGTGGCTTCGATGTCCAGCCTGGGCTGAACACACCCTAGGGGCCTGGGCTAATGTTacttccctcccttttcttcctcttaggGCCCTCCTGCTGTTCCTGGTGGCTCTAGTGGCCTTGATGGAGGCCAGTTAGGCAGAATGTGGGACCCAGGGAAGTTAGCCAAAGAAATAGAGGCATCAGTCACCAGGTAGGTGTGTGCCTGGGGCCTGGATGCGGGGTGGATGGGCGGGCAGGGCGGGCAGCATGTGTGCAGGCATGTTTATGTGAAAGTCCACTGGTCGAGAGGGGGACGGGGAGGCAGGATCGGCGATGGCCATGAGCTGCCCCTCTCTCCACCGCTGTGCTAGGACCCTGGACCTGCGGGAGCAGATGCAGTCTCTTAGAGAGCAGCTGGAACAGGTGGCTCAGAAGGGACGAGCTGGCCGGACCCAGAGCGCTGAGCTGAACAGCGATCTCTGCAAAGCTCACAGGTGGGGCCCTGCCTGGTCACCATCTACTTGGTGACCTCACACGCGTCCCCagctctccctgggcctcagctgcCCCCCTGTAAGAAGGGCAGCAAGTTCAGTTCACCCCACGCCTCCCTGCGGCCTCCGAGCCCTGATCCGGCTCAAGAGCGCACCCTGCGGATGGGCGAGCGCAGCCCCTGCTTTGGCGCAGCGCGGGGCAGTTCCTGGCTCAGCCACCCACTCCCTCCAGTGCCCTGGTCCTGGCCTTCCGAGGAGCCCACCGGAAGCAGGAAGAGCAATGCCGGAAGCTGGAGCAGCAGATGGAGCGAATGGAAGCCCGGCAGGCGGAGGAGCTCGCCGTGCTAGAAGCCACCGCCAGAGCCCTGGGAGGACGCaggcctccctgcccaccccctcAGCTGGGGGAGACCTTGCTGTAGGCCCTCAACCAGGCCTGTCATAAAGCATACTGGAGTGACATTGTCATGTGCGGTGACTTTGAGTTTGGGGCTCATTTAGCACGACGGGGACTGATGGGAGGTGACTGGGCATTTGAAAAAAACCCAGTGTCTTTGCCCTGGCACCACGTGGGGGAGAAGTTTGAGACCTAGGTTGTGGGGACAGAGACCCCCGCCTGGGGCAGTTTGGGCTCAGTGAGGTCTCAGGGAAGCTGAAGTTCTACCAGTTCTCTTTGTCCAGCGGAGCAGGACACCTTCCCTGCCCGTGCCTGCCCAGGGAGGAGGGGTCTGGGTTGGCAAGTGCTCTCCAAGAGAATGCTGGGACCCCAGCAGGGAGACTGGGGCCAGAACCTTCAGGTTCGGGTTGTGCCAGAAGAGTGCCTGCTCCCAGGGTGGTGAGGGGCACAGGAGCCAGAGATAGCTTTGGAAATTGCATTGCAAGATCATGGAGTTTGGGGTGGGGGCAGTCACCCCAAAGGCAAAAGCCTGGGACTCGGGCTGCCTAGTGCTTTGGGGGTAGGAGGAACCCAGAGCAAGTGTCCGAGCAGCTGGGACCTTCTCCTGTGGGGGTTGGGAGCTGGGAGGAGTGGTTTTGCCAGGTTAATAGCAGGCGGCTGATTAGCATGTCATTTGCATAGGCCACACCCCTCCGTCCCTCTGCAACTGAGGGGGGCTGAAAACGACCCAATCACGCTAGGATTAGCGGCCAGCTGTCCCTCGTGGGCGGTAGCTGAAACCCAAGATGAGGATTAGAAAGGTTTCCTCCACAGCCTTggcaggggggcgggggggggggcacgaCGGCAGCACCTGGCCGCacctgtgcaggtgtgtgacAGGCGGGTGCCTCTCCCAAGGGAAGGCCACGGGTCAGCGCGTCAGTGGATGGTCTTGTCGACCCGAGAGGCAGAACAGGAAGAGAATGACAACAGACTCTCTTCCCATGAGCGATGGGGCTGGTGACCTTCGGCCCTGCGCTGCCACTGGACCTAGGCCAGAAAGTTTCCCGGGaaggcagggaaactgaggcgGGTCACCTTGCCCTTGGGAGAAGCCCAGGAACTGACTTCCCTCCGTCCTGTCCTTTCTAAGAGCCGAAGAGTGCTCTTAGTCCCTAGTCCCACCAGGTTGACGAGGGGAGGGGAACAAGGAAGCCAAGGTCACCTGTAGGAGGGGGCGGGGGCAGGTTCCCAGGCAGCCGGGGCAGCGTCTAGCCGTTCCCACGGGCGCCCTCGCGGCAGATGGGCCCAGGCCCTTTTGTCCCTGGTCCGCGGCCGCCGCAAGGTCAAATGTCACCGCGGGGCCGCGGGCAGGGGTCAGTGGGGGGCGGTGCCGAGGCTCAGCCCATCACCAGTCGGGCCCCAGGGGCGCGGGGGTGGAAGGGCTGCTGGTAGAGGGCGGGTGGGCAGCCCTGGAGCTGGAAGGTCCTGAGAAGGGGCAGGTGGGAAGGGGCAGCCCTGCCTCCAATGGTCTCCCACCCAGTCCCCCAGATTCAATTCCTCCCCCACAAGTCAACTCCCCCTGCCAGTTTCCTGTCCACTTCCCTTGTGAGTCCCTCCTGTCAAGCATTCTCTCATTTTTAAGTCCACCTTTTTATATCTCCAAAGGGACCTCCCACACCCCAAGACCTCCACCCAAGAATGCTCGCAGGTTTAGGCCAGGGGAACCAGATCCTTACCCCAAATAACAAGCCAATGCCCCCAGGTTCCCATGAAGCTCCAGAACCAAAGTGTCATTTGCCTGCCCAGGCTCCCTCCCCCAGCAGGACTATGAGCAGAACCCCACTCCAGTCAGATCCATGGGAAGTCCTTGCTCATGTCTAACCCTAGTCTTTCCTGCTTTCTCTATTAAGTCTTTTTCCATTTCACACTAACCAGACCCTTTCTGGATGATCCAGAGGCCCAGGGATGGGTGTGACTGGCTGGCTAAACTGAATCTTAATTTCCCTTTAAGTATCATACAGTCTCTAAGCATCTCTCCCAGCCCCAAGTCTCTTCCTGGAAGGGCTGGTATAAGATCAGACAGGGGCAGAGGGCACTGCTGTCCTGTCTGTGGCTCTCAGAGGCTCAGACATGTGCCCTGGTGTCCAGTTCTAGGTCCAGGGCTAGGTGGGAGAACAGGCTGGGTGGCTGCACCTTCAGGACTCATAGGTAAAAGGTCACCTGAGGAAGAACTTTTCCAATTGGTTAAACATTAACAGGTCTAGAGCTGGCGACTCAGGCTTCCCCTGCTCCCAAGTCCAGTCTTGCATGCAAAGTGTGCTTCCTAATGCTGGTGAGGGCAGGGGGTCCAGCAGGGGCAGTGAGGGGCTTTGGACACGGTGGAGGGTGGGTGGCTCCAGGGTTCCTGGAGGAGATCTTGTAATCTCCAGCCGGTCTCCAGGCGAAGCCCTTTCTGCAAAgcacagaggaaaagaaatgaaggggacagggacaggccCTGGCAGGGGTGATTGGTATTCCTGTGGTCTCCAGCCCGATGGAGGGCCGGTGGAGGGCCGCAGAGTGCCCTGCCCCCAGAGGCCTGAAATTCTGTAGAAGGGACCCCCTGACCCTGCTACTCATTACCGTCCAACCAGACTCAGACCACACCACCCCTTCTCCCTGGAGGCTCTGGGCACCAGGTGTTCGCCCAAGCAGAGAAAGGGTGGAGTGGGGGTCGAACGGACGTGGCGACTTTCTGGAAGAGGAAGCAAACACAATCCATCCTGCAACTGGGCGAAGAAATgccccagggtgtgtgtgtgtgtgtgtgtgtgtgtgttggtaggGGCGTGCCCCCGGGTGCAAAAGTCCCCCGATTATTGCTTGTGCTGGGAATGCGTGGGGCTGGGGGCTTCCGAGGGGCGCCTTGAGGGTGTTTGAAAGACGTAACGTCCAAGGCCGGAGGTGGAGGGAAGGGCCACGGAGAGACATTCTGGCGACATTAGAGGAAGGGCAGAGGGCAGTCGCCGCTCAGGCCCCCGAGGCGGCCCTGCAGGGGTTAAGGCTGGAGCGGGTGGAGGGcgggggcctggggagggggtgggggagggtcagGCCAGCGGCCCCGCGCTCCGCCCCCGTCCCTCCCGCCGGCCCCGGCGCCGGGCGCCGCGCGCGGCCACCCATGCCCTTATAAGGGCGGCCGTCGCCCGGGCAACGAGCGCCCGCCCCCAGCCCGCGGCGCgcgcccctgcccccgcccccgccccccgcccgccCCGCGGATGGAACGTTGTGTGTCAAACCGGCCGCAGCGCGAGGCCGGCGCGCGGGgtcggcggcagcggcggcggcgagAGCGAGGCTTGGGCCCAGGCGCAGGCCCAGGCCGGGCGGGCGCGGCCGCTGCGGGGGCGGCAGCTCGGGAGGCGCCGGCCCGCGGCCCTGCAGGCCCCGAGTGGCCGCCGCGGGCACCTGGGGGCCCTGGGGACCCAGGGGGCGCGGCGACTGGCCCCGGCGCGCGC from Urocitellus parryii isolate mUroPar1 chromosome 3, mUroPar1.hap1, whole genome shotgun sequence carries:
- the Ushbp1 gene encoding harmonin-binding protein USHBP1 isoform X2; amino-acid sequence: MSARATRPRSRRGRHLPPGELDPVAESSEEAEAGSVNSKPNPEPPQGSFRPEPPSPMVEVSGQGPGSRTSQDAEDSGGGLASAPEGPQEPAVESHQAPETTLLDRKTVPTGTGAPDVFQTLQHVLSSLEAAAAAWRHRPPSCPGPVEAEGKTEGARGPCAEQEAAGGCCQKEAARLAEKNAWLRLALGSREDELVRTQASLQAIRAEKEALQREVQELQDSIMRLESSPPPSRHQAGGLGSDSSSSGADGELWGTPDSSLVHPLLRRLRSDSSTHILGSLSTQQPLSPETHIMESRLEQLRGSIEKLKCFNRLLLAVLQGHKGRCESLSMQLGQREAEATALRLALQYSEDCEEAYGALLALREADSGSGDEVAQGDLQVAEKEAWRLLAQKEAAMDGGTPQPSPEGSSVDKPTPQEVASRLQGYVQRLQERRALVKIPPGPGPTSAPLPTMPHAEAMVQAILETQPGPALPRLEKMQIQQDLLATRETLAELMLQLQLVRREKRGLELRDAALRAQGPAHVLLLEQLQWEQAQLGAGGVDSSGGGSSAGGSSGDEEEWVQGPPAVPGGSSGLDGGQLGRMWDPGKLAKEIEASVTRTLDLREQMQSLREQLEQVAQKGRAGRTQSAELNSDLCKAHSALVLAFRGAHRKQEEQCRKLEQQMERMEARQAEELAVLEATARALGGRRPPCPPPQLGETLL
- the Ushbp1 gene encoding harmonin-binding protein USHBP1 isoform X1 is translated as MSARATRPRSRRGRHLPPGELDPVAESSEEAEAGSVNSKPNPEPPQGSFRPEPPSPMVEVSGQGPGSRTSQDAEDSGGGLASAPEGPQEPAVESHQAPETTLLDRKTVPTGTGAPDVFQTLQHVLSSLEAAAAAWRHRPPSCPGPVEAEGKTEGARGPCAEQEAAGGCCQKEAARLAEKNAWLRLALGSREDELVRTQASLQAIRAEKEALQREVQELQDSIMRLESSPPPSRHQAGGLGSDSSSSGADGELWGTPDSSLVHPLLRRLRSDSSTHILGSLSTQQPLSPETHIMESRLEQLRGSIEKLKCFNRLLLAVLQGHKGRCESLSMQLGQREAEATALRLALQYSEDCEEAYGALLALREADSGSGDEVAQGDLQVAEKEAWRLLAQKEAAMDGGTPQPSPEGSSVDKPTPQEVASRLQGYVQRLQERRALVKIPPGPGPTSAPLPTMPHAEAMVQAILETQPGPALPRLEKMQIQQDLLATRETLAELMLQLQLVRREKRGLELRDAALRAQGPAHVLLLEQLQWEQAQLGAGGVDSSGGGSSAGGSSGDEEEWVQQVERLSSSHTVCLYFAVSFLGCLQPGPAAAGPPAVPGGSSGLDGGQLGRMWDPGKLAKEIEASVTRTLDLREQMQSLREQLEQVAQKGRAGRTQSAELNSDLCKAHSALVLAFRGAHRKQEEQCRKLEQQMERMEARQAEELAVLEATARALGGRRPPCPPPQLGETLL
- the Ushbp1 gene encoding harmonin-binding protein USHBP1 isoform X3 — translated: MSARATRPRSRRGRHLPPGELDPVAESSEEAEAGSVNSKPNPEPPQGSFRPEPPSPMVEVSGQGPGSRTSQDAEDSGGGLASAPEGPQEPAVESHQAPETTLLDRKTVPTGTGAPDVFQTLQHVLSSLEAAAAAWRHRPPSCPGPVEAEGKTEGARGPCAEQEAAGGCCQKEAARLAEKNAWLRLALGSREDELVRTQASLQAIRAEKEALQREVQELQDSIMRLESSPPPSRHQAGGLGSDSSSSGADGELWGTPDSSLVHPLLRRLRSDSSTHILGSLSTQQPLSPETHIMESRLEQLRGSIEKLKCFNRLLLAVLQGHKGRCESLSMQLGQREAEATALRLALQYSPEGSSVDKPTPQEVASRLQGYVQRLQERRALVKIPPGPGPTSAPLPTMPHAEAMVQAILETQPGPALPRLEKMQIQQDLLATRETLAELMLQLQLVRREKRGLELRDAALRAQGPAHVLLLEQLQWEQAQLGAGGVDSSGGGSSAGGSSGDEEEWVQQVERLSSSHTVCLYFAVSFLGCLQPGPAAAGPPAVPGGSSGLDGGQLGRMWDPGKLAKEIEASVTRTLDLREQMQSLREQLEQVAQKGRAGRTQSAELNSDLCKAHSALVLAFRGAHRKQEEQCRKLEQQMERMEARQAEELAVLEATARALGGRRPPCPPPQLGETLL